One genomic region from Chloroherpetonaceae bacterium encodes:
- a CDS encoding T9SS type A sorting domain-containing protein — protein sequence MRNSYKLGLFIFIILTLTCTIFAQSVVINKVFYTNTANGTGDAVELLVIQNNLDMRGMIIKDYSSNMANDGGGKLIFNNNPVWQSVPSGTLIILRANSNTAADITSSDYSLDIGLTNTTYFTNDGGTATFDLSTNDFVQIKSSGSPTAGVTGNIHSYAFGTAGAQFTSVTGPKLISSAVSNSNPFSVATNPTQSLADFNGSSAVVGTGYTLGQGNNANNTAYINSLRIDNGARLRVRVASTEVNPNGTYSFVPQNIGQTLQATIQVRNTGFDTLIVSSITNSNTTAFSITKTSLEKIATGSSDSLVISFTPTDSSLFQTVVTFSSNDSTNQNFILNVQGQISAIRPISSLAGLPLGTVVTIAGRVTDGGKPSSPVYFQDGTGGYVAFETPLNTQSAVGDSLIITGPISEFTGGGAAGSGLRQISGAGITFQLIKDNPRFIEPKTVTTAQISDAITGQLVRIQNGTLYDQNNVNIFNGSFGGNANYTLRDASGSVVIRISNQTNLVNAPTPAWPTDVIGVVGRFNNVLQVLPRSTADLGVVPFVIPRESLSRTQTFEIVTWNLKWFGVPAQSGYTDGALQIANAARVIRTIDADVYALQEISEAGAFNTLLDSVRSAGYRGFIAPISQQQKTAYIFKSSTIDSVSAAFTFSTGDWATGRWPYEFTFDYNFGGSKYRVRAVNIHAKALDDGDSYARRVTDYQQLKSWADANRASDNLIILGDYNDEIPTSTFNQSNSPFLNFFNDSANYRIVTRFLSDRGLKSYSSRSFLDHITITNELFSLHLDSTQRVENTNYVGNYLSTTSDHYPVWTRFQFAAPLSAKNDALSPRQFELAQNYPNPFNPTTTIRYQLPEASAVRLTIYDVLGREVATLVNGRQNAGTYRVPFNASGLSSGVYFYKLTAGNFTGSKKMILVK from the coding sequence ATGCGCAATTCATATAAGCTTGGCCTTTTTATCTTCATCATCCTCACTTTGACTTGCACCATTTTCGCGCAAAGTGTTGTTATTAATAAAGTTTTTTATACCAATACAGCTAATGGTACAGGTGATGCCGTCGAACTCTTGGTTATTCAGAACAATTTGGATATGAGAGGCATGATCATTAAAGATTATTCTTCGAATATGGCTAATGACGGTGGAGGAAAATTGATTTTCAATAACAACCCCGTATGGCAAAGTGTCCCTTCAGGAACTTTAATTATACTTCGAGCAAATTCAAATACAGCCGCCGATATCACAAGTTCCGATTACAGTTTAGATATTGGTCTTACCAATACGACCTATTTTACAAATGATGGCGGAACAGCAACCTTTGACCTTTCCACAAACGATTTTGTACAAATTAAATCTTCAGGCAGCCCAACGGCCGGCGTAACAGGAAATATTCATTCTTATGCTTTTGGAACCGCAGGGGCACAATTTACGAGCGTTACCGGGCCAAAATTAATTTCTTCTGCTGTGAGCAATTCCAATCCCTTTTCCGTTGCCACAAATCCCACTCAGTCGCTTGCCGATTTTAATGGGTCAAGCGCCGTCGTTGGAACAGGCTACACACTTGGGCAAGGCAACAATGCGAATAACACGGCTTATATCAATTCACTGCGAATAGACAACGGGGCTCGGCTTCGCGTGCGTGTCGCAAGCACGGAAGTTAATCCCAACGGCACTTACTCATTTGTTCCACAAAACATTGGGCAAACCCTTCAAGCCACAATACAAGTTCGAAATACCGGATTTGATACACTCATTGTTTCATCAATCACGAATTCCAACACAACCGCTTTTTCAATTACCAAGACCTCGCTCGAGAAAATCGCCACGGGCTCAAGCGATAGCCTCGTGATTTCTTTTACGCCTACCGATAGTTCTCTCTTTCAAACGGTAGTGACCTTTTCAAGCAACGACAGCACAAATCAAAATTTTATTCTCAATGTTCAAGGCCAAATTTCAGCAATAAGACCTATCTCTTCACTTGCCGGATTGCCTTTAGGAACTGTTGTCACCATTGCAGGAAGAGTGACCGACGGCGGCAAACCCAGCAGCCCGGTCTATTTTCAAGATGGAACAGGCGGTTATGTCGCGTTTGAAACCCCGCTCAACACGCAATCTGCAGTTGGCGATTCATTAATTATCACAGGCCCAATTTCTGAATTCACCGGTGGCGGAGCGGCTGGTTCAGGTCTCCGACAAATATCCGGTGCTGGCATCACCTTTCAACTAATCAAAGACAATCCCCGTTTTATTGAACCAAAAACAGTAACAACCGCCCAAATTTCAGATGCCATCACAGGCCAATTGGTTCGAATTCAGAATGGTACACTTTATGACCAAAACAACGTAAACATCTTTAATGGATCTTTCGGCGGTAATGCCAATTATACACTTAGAGATGCCTCAGGCAGTGTCGTTATTCGAATCAGCAATCAAACCAATTTGGTGAATGCCCCCACACCGGCGTGGCCAACGGATGTGATTGGAGTTGTTGGACGATTCAACAATGTTCTTCAAGTTCTTCCGCGTTCAACGGCTGATTTGGGAGTTGTTCCATTTGTAATTCCAAGAGAATCTCTTTCTCGCACCCAGACTTTTGAAATCGTCACTTGGAACTTAAAATGGTTTGGGGTTCCCGCTCAAAGCGGCTACACCGATGGCGCTTTGCAAATCGCGAATGCGGCACGCGTGATTCGAACCATCGATGCCGATGTTTACGCCTTGCAGGAAATCAGTGAAGCAGGCGCTTTTAATACGCTTCTTGATTCCGTCAGGTCGGCAGGCTATCGTGGCTTTATCGCCCCCATTTCACAACAACAAAAAACAGCCTATATATTCAAATCATCAACCATTGATTCAGTAAGTGCCGCTTTCACTTTTTCGACCGGCGATTGGGCAACCGGCCGTTGGCCCTATGAATTTACTTTCGATTATAATTTTGGTGGTTCAAAGTATCGTGTCAGAGCCGTCAATATTCATGCCAAAGCTTTAGACGACGGCGATTCTTATGCCCGACGCGTTACGGATTATCAGCAACTCAAAAGTTGGGCAGATGCCAACCGCGCTTCTGATAATTTGATTATTCTCGGTGACTATAACGATGAGATCCCGACATCCACATTCAATCAAAGCAATTCGCCTTTCCTAAACTTCTTCAACGACTCTGCGAACTATAGAATCGTAACCCGATTTTTGAGTGACCGCGGATTGAAGTCTTACAGCAGCCGCAGTTTCCTTGACCACATTACCATCACCAACGAACTCTTCTCACTTCATCTTGATAGCACTCAGCGTGTTGAGAATACCAACTATGTGGGCAATTATCTCTCGACTACAAGCGACCACTATCCTGTATGGACACGCTTTCAATTTGCCGCGCCACTCTCAGCGAAAAATGACGCTCTAAGTCCGCGCCAATTCGAACTCGCGCAAAATTATCCGAATCCGTTCAACCCAACCACCACCATCCGATATCAATTGCCTGAAGCAAGCGCAGTTCGCTTAACCATCTATGATGTGCTCGGCCGCGAAGTGGCAACACTTGTCAACGGCCGCCAAAATGCAGGAACTTACCGTGTTCCTTTTAACGCATCAGGCCTTTCGAGCGGAGTTTACTTCTATAAACTCACTGCAGGAAATTTCACCGGAAGCAAGAAAATGATTTTGGTGAAGTAA
- a CDS encoding sodium:solute symporter, which yields MQFTGLDWLVLFLYLGGVAVFGYWMGGAQRSAKDYFLSEEKISWLKVAMAIVATETSAVTFISVPGIAFKGYWSFLQLAFGYIVGRVAVSYLFLPKYFEGELTTAYALIEKRFGVDVRKLSAVTFIITRLFADGVRLFVTAIPLALIFRGYKLFEGISDSEIYIASILISALVTLFYVVLGGIRAVIWTDIIQLVIYLLGAAVAIVILFEKIPNPTESLHLLNEAGKFSIFDFSLNSIFTSPYNFFSAFIGGGIFAMASHGTDYIIVQRLFTTGTLSESRKALIASGVMVAVQFALFLFIGSLLYAFYGNLTIRTDEIFPKFIIEYVPSGFAGLIIAGLLAAAMSTLSGSISAISSSTVYDLYANSKWGSTKSEAEKLSLSKKVSLIWTAILTLSAISFLGMQQSVVEVALSIASFTYGGLLGLFLLAVMKKRFSSISVAIGFAASILVMIYIIKFTPLAWTTYTVIGSATTVFTTYLWNFVAFKTQSRK from the coding sequence ATGCAATTTACCGGCTTAGATTGGCTTGTGCTTTTTCTGTACTTGGGCGGTGTCGCGGTGTTTGGTTATTGGATGGGTGGCGCGCAGCGCTCGGCAAAAGATTATTTCCTTTCGGAAGAAAAGATTTCGTGGCTGAAAGTCGCGATGGCCATTGTGGCGACTGAAACTTCAGCCGTTACCTTCATCTCTGTGCCGGGTATTGCTTTCAAAGGCTATTGGAGTTTCCTTCAACTTGCTTTTGGATACATCGTGGGTAGAGTGGCAGTGTCATATCTCTTTTTGCCGAAATATTTTGAAGGTGAATTAACAACCGCTTATGCCCTCATTGAAAAGCGTTTTGGGGTCGATGTTCGAAAACTCTCTGCTGTAACCTTCATTATTACACGTTTGTTTGCCGACGGCGTCAGGCTTTTTGTCACGGCGATTCCACTCGCGCTGATTTTTAGAGGTTACAAACTCTTTGAAGGCATTTCAGATTCAGAAATTTATATCGCCTCGATTCTCATTTCTGCGCTTGTAACACTCTTCTATGTCGTGTTGGGAGGAATTCGTGCTGTGATTTGGACAGATATCATTCAACTCGTGATTTACCTCCTTGGCGCCGCAGTTGCGATTGTGATTCTTTTCGAAAAAATCCCGAACCCCACGGAATCGCTTCATTTGCTCAATGAAGCGGGGAAGTTTTCAATTTTCGATTTCTCACTCAATTCCATTTTCACTTCACCCTATAACTTTTTTTCAGCGTTCATTGGCGGGGGAATTTTTGCGATGGCTTCGCACGGCACTGATTACATTATTGTTCAACGGCTTTTTACAACGGGAACGCTGAGCGAAAGCCGCAAAGCCTTGATTGCAAGCGGTGTTATGGTTGCCGTTCAATTTGCTCTCTTTCTTTTCATTGGCTCTCTCCTTTATGCCTTCTATGGCAATCTGACGATTCGCACCGATGAAATCTTCCCTAAGTTTATCATTGAATATGTGCCAAGCGGGTTTGCGGGGCTTATTATTGCTGGGCTTTTGGCTGCGGCGATGTCCACCCTTTCAGGATCAATCAGCGCCATTTCAAGTTCTACTGTGTATGATCTTTATGCCAATAGCAAGTGGGGAAGCACGAAGTCGGAAGCTGAAAAACTTTCTTTATCGAAAAAGGTGAGTTTGATATGGACAGCAATTCTTACGCTTTCCGCCATTTCATTTCTTGGAATGCAACAGTCAGTTGTTGAAGTGGCGCTTTCAATTGCCTCTTTTACTTACGGCGGGCTTTTGGGGCTTTTTTTATTGGCAGTCATGAAAAAGCGGTTTTCAAGTATTTCCGTCGCAATCGGATTCGCGGCATCAATTCTCGTGATGATTTATATCATCAAATTTACCCCACTTGCTTGGACAACTTATACCGTGATTGGATCCGCAACGACCGTTTTTACCACATATCTATGGAACTTCGTAGCCTTCAAAACCCAATCAAGAAAGTAA
- a CDS encoding STAS domain-containing protein: MKFSLDTKKDLTIFKLLEKRLDTTNHIEFKTEILALVETGMHPYLVIDLAQVDAIDSSGIGALLVAHRQTISHDGFAALIGIRQRVHDLLHMTNLDKQLYIFNSIQEVLNNIETVDEDDNPIPKTRGRKKSTVVVEDEEDTLEGLPELPDDALAGDDLDALPVADDVEVPEFPDDDEDSPKRGKKKGKKPAKAAKGAKAEKEKAPKKAASKAKKK, from the coding sequence ATGAAATTTTCATTAGACACCAAAAAGGACCTTACGATTTTCAAGCTTCTTGAAAAGCGGTTAGATACCACCAATCACATTGAATTTAAGACTGAGATTCTTGCTCTCGTCGAAACCGGGATGCACCCCTATCTCGTCATCGATCTTGCACAAGTGGATGCCATCGATTCAAGTGGAATCGGGGCGCTTTTGGTGGCGCACCGCCAAACCATTTCGCACGATGGATTTGCGGCACTGATTGGCATTCGTCAACGCGTGCATGATCTTTTGCACATGACCAATTTGGATAAGCAGCTTTATATCTTCAACTCCATTCAAGAAGTTCTAAACAACATCGAAACGGTGGACGAAGATGACAATCCGATTCCAAAAACTCGCGGTAGAAAAAAATCAACTGTCGTGGTTGAGGATGAAGAAGATACTTTGGAAGGTTTACCGGAATTGCCGGACGATGCCCTTGCCGGAGATGATTTAGATGCCCTTCCTGTTGCTGACGATGTCGAGGTTCCGGAATTCCCTGATGATGACGAGGATTCGCCCAAGCGTGGAAAGAAAAAAGGAAAGAAGCCCGCAAAGGCTGCAAAAGGTGCAAAAGCTGAAAAAGAAAAAGCACCAAAAAAAGCGGCTTCAAAAGCAAAAAAGAAATAA
- the miaA gene encoding tRNA (adenosine(37)-N6)-dimethylallyltransferase MiaA, producing MTQQLEYKHQLKIPVLLGPTASGKTDLAYHLAVEFGGEVISADSRQIYRELTIGSGKPSNEMLKTITHHFINERTLPEPYDAATFAQEAWERIQDCIQRGKIPIVAGGSTLYLKALINGFSEFPKPDLELREKLQRRLASSSLASLYEELKEKDPQRAASIDPSNPHRVIRSLEVVIQTGTSFSELAKKKFFISPYGFDVYLLSLVRSELYRKIDLRIDEMLENGFEAEAKKIFDQFGYESSISALETVGYKEFFSFFREAFSKEEAVMLMKQHTRNYAKRQETYFRNQFEFTRIDAAQPISERMLAVTKVSSIFSTGSLTKLSNFSVSN from the coding sequence TTGACTCAACAATTAGAATATAAGCATCAGCTAAAAATACCAGTTCTTCTCGGCCCCACAGCTTCGGGAAAAACGGATTTGGCATATCATTTGGCGGTTGAATTTGGGGGCGAAGTTATCAGTGCCGATTCACGACAGATATACCGTGAACTCACTATCGGCTCCGGTAAACCAAGTAACGAAATGCTCAAAACCATCACCCATCACTTCATTAACGAGCGTACCCTTCCCGAACCCTACGATGCCGCGACCTTTGCGCAAGAGGCTTGGGAGAGAATTCAAGATTGTATTCAGCGCGGCAAAATACCCATTGTCGCGGGGGGTTCGACACTTTATCTCAAGGCCCTGATAAATGGGTTTTCAGAATTTCCGAAGCCAGACCTTGAGTTAAGAGAAAAGCTTCAACGGCGCTTGGCTTCGAGCAGTTTGGCATCGCTTTATGAAGAATTGAAAGAAAAAGACCCGCAGCGTGCAGCATCAATTGACCCCAGCAATCCACATCGAGTGATTCGCAGTTTGGAAGTGGTGATTCAAACCGGCACTTCTTTTTCAGAATTAGCAAAAAAAAAGTTCTTCATCTCCCCTTACGGCTTTGATGTTTATTTGCTTTCTTTGGTGCGATCGGAACTTTACCGTAAAATCGATTTGCGAATTGATGAAATGCTTGAAAATGGTTTTGAGGCGGAAGCAAAAAAAATATTCGACCAATTCGGGTATGAAAGTTCAATCTCTGCACTTGAAACAGTAGGCTATAAGGAATTTTTTTCCTTTTTTAGAGAAGCGTTTTCAAAAGAGGAAGCAGTAATGCTGATGAAGCAGCATACAAGAAACTATGCCAAGCGGCAAGAGACTTATTTCAGAAACCAATTTGAATTCACAAGGATTGATGCAGCGCAACCGATATCTGAACGAATGCTTGCAGTTACAAAAGTTTCTTCTATATTTTCAACAGGAAGTCTTACAAAGCTTTCGAATTTTTCGGTAAGCAATTAA
- a CDS encoding alpha/beta hydrolase-fold protein, with amino-acid sequence MSTFIFDFYHRLQAKEHSARPITSTVLSLHTSSKTNSRVELREFYSPALGIKKQFHIYLPPNYDSDTARYPVVYLFRGHNREWFNPSEDPSRNGRTVQDVMDSLIAEGRVGTMILVGPSTASDDNSTPCLGVNMLRPDLGTGGGIGTGKFEDYLIKDLIPHIDSTFRTLANRESRGVDGFSLGGYTAIMLAVKHPELFSSAGSYDGTHMWRNFHDTRKTTAQPNDFTWCEVGFFNAAFGVAPRKKREILSVMKKYNPLNILASSKKKHLEKIKAIKFHILSGAYDGDLGNIERAEHLILHLAEFGIFNSFTDVRLTPTALHDWYHCNLYAEKVLPKHWQTFQSGR; translated from the coding sequence ATGTCCACTTTTATTTTTGACTTTTACCATCGACTTCAAGCCAAAGAACATTCAGCCCGGCCAATCACTTCGACTGTCCTTTCCCTTCATACATCCTCTAAAACAAACAGCCGTGTTGAACTTCGCGAATTTTATTCACCCGCTTTAGGCATAAAAAAGCAATTTCACATTTACCTTCCGCCCAACTACGATTCAGATACTGCCCGATACCCTGTGGTGTACCTTTTTCGTGGCCATAACCGTGAATGGTTTAACCCAAGCGAAGACCCAAGCCGCAATGGCCGAACCGTTCAAGATGTTATGGATTCACTCATTGCTGAAGGCCGCGTTGGTACAATGATCTTGGTTGGCCCTAGCACCGCAAGCGATGATAATTCCACGCCCTGCCTTGGCGTCAATATGCTTCGCCCCGATTTAGGAACCGGCGGTGGAATCGGAACCGGAAAATTTGAGGATTATTTGATCAAGGATTTAATTCCTCACATCGATTCAACCTTTCGAACTTTGGCGAACCGGGAGTCGCGCGGGGTGGACGGATTTTCATTAGGCGGTTACACAGCCATTATGCTCGCGGTGAAACATCCGGAGCTTTTTTCATCAGCCGGCAGTTACGATGGCACGCACATGTGGCGGAATTTTCACGATACACGCAAAACCACCGCGCAGCCTAACGATTTTACTTGGTGTGAAGTGGGCTTCTTCAATGCAGCTTTTGGCGTTGCCCCACGAAAAAAACGAGAAATTCTTTCGGTTATGAAAAAATATAACCCTCTTAATATTTTAGCTTCATCGAAAAAGAAGCACCTTGAGAAAATCAAAGCGATAAAATTTCATATTCTTTCAGGAGCTTATGATGGCGACCTCGGTAACATCGAACGCGCCGAGCACCTCATCTTGCATCTGGCGGAGTTTGGCATTTTCAATAGCTTTACCGATGTCCGCTTAACCCCAACTGCCTTGCACGATTGGTATCACTGCAATCTCTATGCAGAGAAAGTTTTACCGAAACATTGGCAGACGTTTCAGAGCGGGAGATAA
- a CDS encoding PIN domain-containing protein gives MKTVFIDSGFLIALISENDSYHSKALAQSQVMNRELKLKQSRFLTTRAVLLELGARLSKPLYRLAAAQVISSFENSSDIEIIEISKELFLNGLTLFSERKDKKSSLCDCISFVVMKERGIQEALVVDADFEQAGFSILRK, from the coding sequence ATGAAAACCGTATTTATTGATTCTGGATTTCTCATCGCGTTAATTTCTGAAAACGATAGTTATCACAGTAAAGCACTCGCTCAAAGTCAAGTAATGAATCGAGAGTTAAAGCTGAAGCAAAGTCGCTTTCTGACTACAAGAGCAGTTTTATTAGAACTCGGCGCAAGACTTTCAAAACCACTTTATCGGTTGGCAGCAGCGCAAGTCATTTCATCATTTGAAAACTCAAGTGATATAGAAATCATTGAAATCTCTAAAGAGTTATTTTTGAATGGGTTAACTCTATTTTCAGAAAGAAAAGACAAGAAATCGAGTCTGTGCGATTGCATTTCATTCGTCGTTATGAAAGAACGAGGGATTCAAGAGGCTTTAGTTGTTGATGCTGACTTTGAACAAGCTGGATTTTCCATACTGCGTAAATAA
- a CDS encoding rhodanese-like domain-containing protein — protein sequence MNHYLHLDKMKHLSALQVQDLIEKKDTSAPNSFYLLDVRTKGEFARRRIKTAVNIPLDELVHRTGEIPKEKMIVTICEHGFRSQTAAGILQRVGFEDVFNMMGGMSQWRGMAISDEVRS from the coding sequence ATGAATCACTATTTACATTTGGATAAGATGAAACATCTCTCTGCTTTGCAAGTTCAGGATTTGATTGAAAAGAAGGATACCTCTGCACCGAATTCATTTTATCTCTTGGATGTACGGACGAAAGGCGAATTTGCTCGCCGCCGAATCAAAACGGCAGTGAATATTCCTCTTGATGAATTGGTTCATCGGACCGGAGAGATTCCAAAAGAGAAGATGATTGTTACGATTTGCGAGCACGGCTTTCGAAGCCAAACGGCAGCGGGAATTCTTCAACGGGTTGGGTTTGAGGATGTTTTTAATATGATGGGTGGAATGTCGCAGTGGCGGGGTATGGCGATTTCGGACGAGGTGAGAAGTTAG
- the lipB gene encoding lipoyl(octanoyl) transferase LipB has protein sequence MEKKQTNHFPLGRMPYREAWALQRHFFNEVSKDESSDVLLSVEHLPVFTLGKTAKHEHLLIDEDLLKAEGIEILNVDRGGDITFHGIGQLVVYPIVNLKRRKPDIHVFLRDLEECVILTLDAFGIRAYRKSHPDKSQNYTGVWVGNQKICAMGIRYSRFTTMHGLALNVTTNMQYFRHIVPCGISEYPVTSMHEIIGQSLSLEVVTKAFLKSYSEIFETAIVTNESLFTFG, from the coding sequence ATGGAAAAAAAGCAAACGAATCACTTTCCCTTAGGCAGAATGCCTTACCGAGAAGCGTGGGCATTGCAGCGGCATTTTTTTAATGAGGTATCAAAAGATGAATCAAGTGATGTGTTGCTTAGTGTTGAACATCTGCCTGTTTTTACGCTAGGCAAAACGGCAAAGCACGAGCACTTGCTCATTGATGAAGATTTGCTCAAAGCAGAGGGAATTGAGATTCTTAATGTTGACCGCGGCGGAGACATTACCTTTCACGGCATTGGACAATTGGTGGTTTACCCGATTGTGAATTTGAAGCGGCGTAAACCAGATATTCATGTGTTTCTGCGCGACTTGGAAGAATGTGTTATTCTCACCCTTGATGCGTTCGGAATTCGTGCTTACCGAAAATCTCATCCCGATAAATCTCAAAATTACACCGGCGTTTGGGTCGGCAATCAAAAAATTTGCGCGATGGGAATTCGTTACTCTCGCTTTACCACAATGCACGGGCTTGCGCTTAATGTCACGACCAATATGCAGTACTTTCGGCATATTGTGCCTTGCGGGATTAGTGAGTATCCGGTGACCTCGATGCATGAAATTATTGGGCAGTCTCTTTCGTTGGAAGTAGTAACGAAAGCGTTTTTGAAATCGTATAGTGAGATTTTTGAAACAGCGATAGTCACCAATGAATCACTATTTACATTTGGATAA
- a CDS encoding type II toxin-antitoxin system VapC family toxin, with product MSVLIDTHAFLWYLSGNTQLTRVARAEIETRGAKNLVSVSSILEISIKHSLGKLQILGPFESLYDDLNNNGFKIIPIEFSELIHLNQLSFFHHDPFDRLIVSQALVRNCNIVSGDKIFDEYLRGTSLSRVW from the coding sequence ATGAGTGTATTGATTGATACCCACGCATTTCTTTGGTACTTAAGTGGAAACACTCAGCTTACAAGAGTGGCAAGAGCTGAAATTGAAACAAGAGGTGCTAAAAATTTAGTAAGTGTTTCAAGTATATTGGAGATTTCAATAAAACATTCACTTGGGAAACTTCAAATTTTAGGTCCATTTGAATCACTTTACGACGATTTAAATAACAATGGATTTAAAATCATACCGATTGAATTTTCAGAGTTAATACACTTAAATCAGCTTTCTTTTTTTCACCACGACCCCTTTGATCGATTAATCGTTTCTCAAGCACTTGTAAGAAACTGTAACATCGTTAGCGGTGATAAAATATTTGATGAATATCTAAGGGGAACCTCTTTATCTCGAGTTTGGTGA
- a CDS encoding DUF2281 domain-containing protein, translated as MANQLFNKLVQKLSHLDPKKLASVIEFVEKMESNDSISKKLLTKVKGEPEFGSAKDKYILSDDFDAPLQDFNDYVK; from the coding sequence ATGGCAAATCAATTATTCAATAAACTTGTTCAAAAACTCAGTCATTTAGACCCAAAGAAATTGGCTTCAGTGATTGAATTTGTTGAAAAAATGGAATCGAATGATTCTATCTCTAAAAAGCTGCTAACCAAAGTTAAGGGCGAACCTGAATTTGGAAGTGCAAAAGATAAATATATTTTGTCGGATGATTTTGATGCACCATTACAAGACTTTAATGATTATGTGAAATGA